In the Ilumatobacteraceae bacterium genome, one interval contains:
- a CDS encoding SGNH/GDSL hydrolase family protein yields the protein MILLIVAGAVAMGVSTQLDRIWWILVFFMIGMTCLSLLLLQINDALARRLRAGASSWWPWAFGGMAAFGLGVVAFSIAKQSYPIVAIAGMVLLTLGIIGLFLWIGRDDAVGEVGEVGEVGEVGDTAGSAAAVPSIGVGSAAWYGFEAMAVGIGLFLISDGTASVVGSVAWLAGLVTIKIGSISYLESRGDALGRTVRILVDVTLLGLFVMFAGAFTSNSIMLLVGLSVVAASMSMLGVGALQLDCPARKAWWAMGLALVGMTIVWGWMAYVMQNPGLAFVLGLMIALTGGFFVLRGEGIVLLMLAGYVIAWGLVDRSVTIAETVPTVTGKPVQIVALGDSFISGEGALEFFDGTNEAGGNQCRRAPTAHPFLIARALGTNVLSLACSGAKIADLTSCGQMWPDGRRCRARPEPDGDGDLSGDADLVADPDAPNPLVGVWADALAADVDEPPGALPQLVSALDRGATAEAEVVLLSIGGNDVGFSSIVKACLLPKGCEERREIWLDAIDLLGPQLDEVYGEVRGAFPSAEVLVMPYPMLVNAERRTSCDLGLSQEEREFVVDFIQKLDLTIADAAGRAGFVFVAAGVDAFDGAQLCGEAAGANHLKLVPPAGDPLGRYSPATWIPGSMHPNELGHELTATAAVCRAAQALGSGEMTGVVAGDRPFDCTTDPAVADDGDGDGDGSAGAGGGDDGDGEVPAAVDDRIDELAAEVAAVTDELVSDDEWIRVELFRTVRALALPLVLLLAAGMVFAWGFAQLNNPFSRFLRQEPGS from the coding sequence CGCGAAGCAGTCGTACCCGATCGTGGCGATCGCGGGGATGGTGCTGCTGACGCTCGGCATCATCGGACTGTTCCTGTGGATCGGGCGCGACGATGCTGTCGGCGAGGTCGGCGAGGTCGGCGAGGTCGGCGAGGTCGGCGACACGGCGGGCAGCGCGGCGGCGGTGCCGTCGATCGGTGTGGGGAGCGCGGCGTGGTACGGCTTCGAGGCGATGGCGGTCGGGATCGGGCTGTTCCTGATCTCCGACGGCACCGCTTCGGTGGTCGGTTCGGTCGCGTGGCTCGCCGGGCTGGTCACGATCAAGATCGGCTCGATCTCCTACCTCGAGTCTCGTGGCGACGCGCTGGGGCGCACGGTGCGGATCCTCGTCGACGTCACGCTGCTCGGGTTGTTCGTGATGTTCGCCGGAGCGTTCACGTCGAACTCGATCATGTTGCTCGTTGGCCTGTCGGTGGTGGCGGCGTCGATGTCGATGCTCGGCGTCGGCGCCCTGCAGCTCGACTGCCCCGCCCGGAAGGCGTGGTGGGCGATGGGGCTGGCGTTGGTCGGGATGACGATCGTGTGGGGCTGGATGGCGTACGTCATGCAGAACCCGGGGCTCGCGTTCGTGCTCGGGCTGATGATCGCGCTGACGGGTGGGTTCTTCGTGCTGCGCGGCGAGGGCATCGTGCTGCTGATGCTCGCCGGCTACGTGATCGCCTGGGGGCTCGTCGACCGGTCGGTCACGATCGCCGAGACCGTGCCGACCGTGACCGGCAAGCCGGTGCAGATCGTGGCGCTCGGCGATTCGTTCATCTCCGGCGAGGGTGCGCTCGAGTTCTTCGATGGGACGAACGAGGCGGGCGGCAACCAGTGCCGGCGGGCGCCGACGGCGCACCCGTTCCTGATCGCGCGCGCGCTCGGCACGAACGTGCTGTCGCTCGCGTGTTCTGGCGCCAAGATCGCCGACCTGACCTCGTGCGGCCAGATGTGGCCGGACGGCCGCCGCTGCCGAGCGCGCCCCGAACCGGACGGCGACGGCGACCTCTCGGGCGACGCCGACCTGGTCGCGGACCCCGATGCGCCGAACCCGCTGGTGGGGGTGTGGGCCGACGCACTGGCGGCCGACGTCGACGAGCCGCCCGGTGCACTGCCGCAGTTGGTCTCGGCGCTCGATCGAGGTGCGACCGCCGAGGCCGAGGTGGTGCTGTTGAGCATCGGCGGCAACGACGTCGGGTTCTCGTCGATCGTGAAGGCGTGTCTGCTGCCGAAGGGGTGTGAGGAGCGGCGCGAGATCTGGTTGGACGCGATCGATCTCCTCGGCCCGCAGCTCGACGAGGTGTACGGCGAGGTGCGCGGCGCGTTCCCTTCGGCCGAGGTGTTGGTGATGCCGTACCCGATGCTGGTCAACGCCGAGCGGCGCACGAGCTGCGACCTGGGGCTGTCGCAGGAGGAGCGCGAGTTCGTCGTCGACTTCATCCAGAAGCTCGACCTGACGATCGCCGACGCGGCCGGGCGGGCAGGCTTCGTGTTCGTCGCCGCGGGCGTCGACGCGTTCGACGGTGCGCAGTTGTGCGGCGAGGCGGCCGGAGCGAACCACCTGAAACTGGTGCCGCCGGCCGGTGACCCGCTGGGCCGGTACTCGCCCGCGACGTGGATCCCCGGGAGCATGCACCCGAACGAGTTGGGTCACGAGCTGACGGCGACCGCCGCCGTGTGCCGGGCGGCGCAGGCGCTCGGGTCGGGCGAGATGACGGGCGTGGTCGCGGGTGACCGTCCGTTCGACTGCACGACCGACCCGGCGGTGGCCGATGACGGTGACGGCGACGGCGACGGGTCTGCCGGTGCCGGTGGTGGCGACGATGGAGATGGTGAGGTGCCGGCTGCGGTCGACGATCGGATCGACGAACTCGCCGCCGAAGTGGCCGCGGTGACCGACGAGTTGGTGTCGGACGACGAGTGGATCCGCGTCGAGTTGTTCCGGACCGTTCGGGCCCTCGCGTTGCCGCTGGTGTTGCTGCTGGCTGCCGGCATGGTGTTCGCCTGGGGTTTCGCCCAGCTGAACAACCCGTTCAGCCGCTTCCTTCGCCAGGAGCCGGGCTCGTAG
- a CDS encoding TetR/AcrR family transcriptional regulator, whose protein sequence is MSTSASDQRRTEILDAVVRVIIDIGFTDMTVADVAKAAGVSNALVHYHFTSKPELIEAAVQAASLDDRNFREAIARGPGTATARLTDVLCDSLPGDAADGSWLLWVETWGETRRHPGIRSVMSELDAHEVGTIVELIAEGEAAGEFTCDDHHDTATRLTALRDGLAVDRTLFHDDVPAERTRTQLQRSLQRNLGLSDVEYRALLAPPAT, encoded by the coding sequence ATGTCGACATCGGCCAGCGATCAACGGAGGACCGAGATCCTCGACGCCGTCGTGCGCGTGATCATCGACATCGGCTTCACCGACATGACCGTCGCCGACGTCGCGAAGGCGGCCGGTGTGTCGAACGCCCTCGTCCACTACCACTTCACGTCGAAACCCGAGTTGATCGAGGCGGCGGTGCAGGCCGCGAGCCTCGACGACCGCAACTTCCGCGAGGCGATCGCCCGCGGGCCCGGGACGGCGACGGCGCGACTGACCGACGTCCTCTGCGATTCGCTGCCGGGTGATGCGGCCGACGGCTCCTGGTTGTTGTGGGTCGAGACCTGGGGCGAGACGCGTCGCCACCCGGGCATCCGCTCGGTCATGTCCGAACTCGACGCGCACGAGGTCGGCACGATCGTCGAGCTCATCGCCGAGGGCGAGGCCGCTGGCGAGTTCACATGCGACGACCACCACGACACCGCGACGAGGCTCACCGCACTGCGCGACGGGCTGGCGGTCGACCGCACCCTGTTCCACGACGACGTCCCGGCCGAACGGACGCGCACGCAGCTGCAGCGGTCACTCCAACGCAACCTCGGTCTGAGCGATGTCGAGTACCGGGCGCTCCTGGCGCCCCCGGCCACCTGA
- a CDS encoding DUF808 domain-containing protein, producing the protein MAGGLTGLLDDVAALAKLAAASIDDVGAAAGRASTKAAGVVIDDTAVTPAYVHGLAADRELPIIKRIATGSFRNKLLFILPVALLLSEVAPKVVEVILIFGGAYLCFEGAEKVWHKLRHNGHDRDVPAVMKGPEAEKATIAGAIRTDFILSAEIMVIALKEVIDEAVFQRAVILVVVAIVITLIVYGLVALIVKMDDVGLALAQRESAGAQRVGRLLVNGMPKLLTWLSIIGTAAMLWVGGHIILVGADELGWHGPYGLVHDLEESVHDVGGIGGVLAWLVNTSLSAVLGLAIGALVVAVVSRLPFGDSDHH; encoded by the coding sequence GTGGCAGGTGGATTGACGGGACTTCTCGACGACGTGGCGGCGCTGGCGAAGCTCGCCGCCGCCTCGATCGACGACGTCGGGGCCGCAGCCGGCAGGGCGAGCACCAAGGCCGCCGGTGTGGTCATCGACGACACGGCCGTCACGCCGGCGTACGTCCACGGTCTCGCTGCCGATCGCGAACTCCCGATCATCAAGCGGATCGCCACCGGGTCGTTCCGCAACAAGCTGCTCTTCATCCTCCCCGTGGCGCTGCTCCTCAGCGAGGTCGCCCCGAAGGTGGTCGAGGTCATCCTCATCTTCGGTGGCGCCTACCTCTGCTTCGAGGGTGCCGAGAAGGTCTGGCACAAGCTCCGCCACAACGGTCACGACCGCGACGTCCCGGCGGTGATGAAGGGCCCCGAGGCCGAGAAGGCCACGATCGCGGGCGCGATCCGCACCGACTTCATCCTCTCCGCCGAGATCATGGTCATCGCGCTGAAGGAGGTGATCGACGAGGCCGTCTTCCAGCGAGCGGTGATCCTCGTGGTCGTCGCGATCGTGATCACGTTGATCGTCTACGGCCTCGTGGCCCTCATCGTGAAGATGGACGACGTCGGCCTCGCCCTCGCACAACGAGAATCGGCGGGCGCCCAGCGGGTCGGCCGACTGCTGGTGAACGGCATGCCGAAGCTGCTGACCTGGCTGTCGATCATCGGGACGGCCGCGATGCTGTGGGTCGGCGGGCACATCATCCTCGTCGGTGCCGACGAGCTCGGTTGGCACGGCCCGTACGGGTTGGTGCACGACCTCGAGGAGTCGGTGCACGACGTCGGCGGCATCGGTGGCGTGCTGGCGTGGCTGGTCAACACGTCGCTCTCGGCGGTGCTCGGCCTCGCCATCGGCGCGCTCGTGGTCGCCGTGGTGAGTCGCCTGCCGTTCGGCGATTCCGACCATCACTGA
- a CDS encoding TetR family transcriptional regulator C-terminal domain-containing protein produces the protein MARLSPDDRRRTIVDAALAVARRHGLGATTVRDVGAEMGTSSGLIHHYFASMDDVLAAAFEQAAGTDLERARAAITAGADAGRQLDAFIETYAPAQSDWTMQLWLDAWSEAARRPALQEVSRRLNREWQSLVRGIIEHGVDTGEFTSDDPDAAAWRLLSVLDGLALQVVAHDALITRDDVVAWTRAAAARELATAPIAG, from the coding sequence ATGGCCCGCCTCTCGCCCGACGACCGACGTCGCACGATCGTCGACGCAGCGCTCGCCGTCGCCCGCCGGCACGGGTTGGGGGCGACCACGGTGCGCGACGTCGGTGCCGAGATGGGCACGTCGAGCGGACTGATCCACCACTACTTCGCATCGATGGACGACGTGCTGGCGGCTGCGTTCGAGCAGGCGGCCGGCACCGATCTCGAACGAGCCCGAGCGGCGATCACCGCCGGCGCCGACGCCGGCCGGCAGCTCGACGCCTTCATCGAGACCTACGCACCCGCCCAGTCCGACTGGACGATGCAACTGTGGCTCGACGCGTGGTCGGAGGCAGCCCGGCGCCCGGCGCTGCAAGAGGTGTCACGACGTCTCAACCGTGAGTGGCAGAGCCTCGTGCGCGGCATCATCGAGCACGGCGTCGACACCGGCGAGTTCACGAGCGACGACCCCGACGCCGCTGCATGGCGGCTGCTCTCGGTGCTCGACGGACTCGCCCTCCAGGTCGTCGCCCACGATGCCCTGATCACCCGCGACGACGTGGTGGCCTGGACCCGTGCTGCGGCCGCACGCGAACTCGCCACCGCACCGATCGCCGGCTGA
- a CDS encoding thiamine pyrophosphate-requiring protein produces MSDTSPTTAERYLEVLRDRGIESLFVNAGTDFAPMVEAYAGNPDAAEQFPVPVLGGHENLIAGMAHGAYLATGETQAVMFHVSVGTANAVCAVINAARDNIPMLVTAGRTPVFESDVLGSRDLPIHWAQEMFDQSSMLREAVKWEYELKDGRQIEAVVDRAIAIANTEPKGPVYLTLPREVLASTTSAPVSRAPASPPTPAAPDGDAIDSVVDRIAAARLPVIVTARSGADHSTVAALASLSETYAIAVAEVGGRYVNLPDGHPNLIGRPEAVYADADVVVYLDCDVPWMESAGAPSPDAHVVQTGPDPIFARYPMRTHRSNSTITTGTAAFLGALERGLSRRADDIDQGRADRIAAIAAAHRDRIVGAADAELAADGAITKSYLSMVLGELAPTDAVLVNEYWMQPPHLRRTLPGTFFGLPTAGGLGWGLPVALGVQHARPDATVICGVGDGAYMFANPAVCHHAAAKHDLPVLTIVANNARWAAVDGSTRMVYPDGDAARTNSTIMSDLSPMPDLQMYAVASGGFGAQVTDRSQLRPVLEAALRVVQTERRQAVVDVACA; encoded by the coding sequence ATGAGTGACACGTCACCGACCACGGCAGAGCGCTACCTCGAGGTGCTCCGGGACCGCGGCATCGAGTCGTTGTTCGTCAACGCGGGCACCGACTTCGCCCCGATGGTCGAGGCGTACGCCGGCAACCCCGATGCGGCCGAGCAGTTCCCGGTGCCGGTCCTCGGCGGTCACGAGAACCTGATCGCCGGCATGGCACACGGCGCCTACCTCGCCACCGGCGAGACCCAGGCGGTCATGTTCCACGTCAGCGTCGGCACCGCCAACGCGGTGTGCGCCGTGATCAACGCGGCGCGCGACAACATCCCGATGCTGGTCACCGCGGGCCGAACACCCGTGTTCGAGTCGGACGTGCTCGGATCGCGCGACCTGCCCATCCACTGGGCCCAGGAGATGTTCGACCAGTCGTCGATGCTACGAGAAGCGGTCAAGTGGGAGTACGAACTCAAGGACGGCCGTCAGATCGAGGCCGTCGTCGACCGTGCCATCGCGATCGCCAACACCGAGCCGAAGGGCCCGGTGTACCTCACGTTGCCGCGCGAGGTGCTGGCCTCCACCACCTCCGCCCCCGTGTCCCGAGCGCCGGCGTCGCCCCCCACGCCGGCCGCTCCCGACGGCGATGCGATCGACAGCGTGGTCGATCGCATCGCCGCCGCCCGACTCCCGGTCATCGTCACCGCCCGATCGGGTGCCGACCACTCGACCGTCGCTGCACTCGCGTCGCTCAGTGAGACCTACGCGATCGCGGTCGCCGAGGTGGGCGGCCGATACGTCAACCTGCCCGACGGTCACCCGAACCTGATCGGTCGACCCGAGGCGGTCTACGCCGACGCCGATGTCGTCGTGTACCTCGATTGCGACGTCCCGTGGATGGAGTCGGCCGGTGCACCGAGCCCCGACGCGCACGTCGTGCAGACCGGGCCGGATCCGATCTTCGCCCGCTACCCGATGCGCACCCACCGAAGCAACAGCACGATCACCACCGGCACCGCCGCGTTCCTCGGTGCGCTCGAGCGTGGGCTGAGCCGACGCGCCGACGACATCGACCAGGGCCGGGCCGACCGGATCGCGGCGATCGCCGCCGCGCACCGTGACCGCATCGTCGGCGCGGCCGATGCCGAGCTTGCCGCCGACGGTGCGATCACCAAGTCGTACCTCTCGATGGTGCTCGGTGAGCTCGCGCCGACCGACGCGGTCCTCGTCAACGAGTACTGGATGCAGCCGCCGCACCTGCGCCGCACGCTGCCCGGCACGTTCTTCGGTCTGCCGACCGCCGGTGGGCTGGGCTGGGGGCTGCCGGTCGCGCTCGGGGTACAGCACGCCCGCCCCGACGCGACCGTGATCTGCGGTGTCGGCGACGGCGCCTACATGTTCGCCAACCCGGCCGTGTGCCACCACGCTGCCGCCAAGCACGACCTCCCGGTGCTCACGATCGTCGCGAACAACGCCCGGTGGGCGGCCGTCGACGGGTCGACCCGGATGGTGTACCCCGATGGCGACGCCGCTCGGACCAACTCGACGATCATGTCCGATCTGTCACCGATGCCCGACCTGCAGATGTACGCCGTGGCGTCGGGCGGGTTCGGCGCGCAGGTCACCGACCGCTCGCAGCTGCGCCCGGTGCTCGAAGCAGCGCTCCGCGTCGTGCAGACCGAGCGCCGCCAGGCGGTCGTCGACGTCGCCTGCGCCTGA